GCCGGACGTTCCGGAGGTACTGGGCGTTCTCGCGTATCTGCTGGCGTGTATCTTGGTTCATGAGAGTTGTTCGTACAACCGTTCGAAAGTGTCTGCGTCGGCGTCGGCGAGTTCGCTGGCGGCGTCGGCGACCGCGTCCGCGCCGTCGAAGGCGTCTTGTATGTCGGAATACACTCGCGGGTCACCGCCGGTGACCTGCTCGACGAGGTCGAACAGGCCGGCCGAAATCGGCGTCTGGAACCGGTCGGGTACGTCGGCGGCGGCTATCGCGAACGCGAGGACAGCCGCGTGGGCGCTCGCCTGCACTGTTTCCATGGCTTCGTCGTGTTCCGCCGCCGTCGTCTCGAAGCAGTTGTTCCCGGCCTCGGCAAGTGCGTCGATGACGGCGTCAGCGTCGGGTCCCGATGCGTCGGTAACGACAGCGACGTTGCCCGGCGCGTTTTCGGGGGCAAACAGCGGGTGAAGGCTGAGTCGCTGACCGTCGGGTATGGCGTCCCGCATCGCCCCAATGGGGCCAGCCATGCTCCCAGTCACGTCGACGATTGCACCCGTGGCCAGCGGCGCGAACTCGTCGATAGCCGTCTCGGCCACGGGCATCGGCACCGCGATACAGACGACATCGAAAGTCTCAGTCGCGTCGCTGGCGACAGCGCGCCCGTCGATTGCGTCGGCAGCGGCTTCAGCGGCCGACTGATCGAGGTCGGTGAAGGCGACGGACGCGTCGGCGTGGGCCTGAACCGTGCGCGCGAACCATTGGCCCATCGCGCCAGCGCCAACGACGAGGACGTTCATCGGCCCAGCGTAGCCCGTCCCGTCTCAAAAGCCGTTCGGTCACACTTCCGACGCCGGGCCACCGCAGGTGACGATGGACGGGTAGACAGCCGTCGAACAGCCCGCTGTGGTCCGGTTTCCCCCTCCTAAACGCTTATCTGTCGGCCCTGAGAGAACGGTGACATGAAGCGCGTTCGATTCCGTGATACCGCGGGGAACGTCCGGGGGGGTCGCTGGACCGTCGAGGACGGCGAACCCGTCGTCACCGCCGCCGCCGGACCGTACGGCCGTATCGCCTTTGGCGATGAGTCCTACGACCCCGACGAGGTAGATATCCTCCCGCCCTGCGAGCCGACGAAAGTCGTCTGTATCGGGCGCAACTACGCCGACCACGCCGAGGAGATGGACTCGGACCTCCCGGACCGGCCGATGCTGTTTCTCAAGGCTCCGAACGCTGTTGCGTCCCACGGCAAGCACCTCACGATGCCCTCAGGGAAAGAGCGCATCGACTACGAGGCCGAACTCGGCGTCGTCATCGGCGAGCAGTGCAAGAACGTCAGCGAATCGGGCGCGATGGACGTCGTCGCGGGCTACACCTGTGTTAACGATATCTCCAACCGCGACGACCAGCGACAGGAGCAAAACTGGGTCCGCGGGAAGGCCTTCGACAACGCCTGCCCGATTGGCCCGCTCGTGGCCACCCCGGAGCACGTTCCCGAGGACGCCAGCATCGAACTCCGACTCAACGGCGAGACGAAGCAGTCCTCCTCGCGCGAGCATCTCATCTTCTCCGTTCCGGAACTGATCGCGGAGATCACCTCGTACATAACCTTAGAGCCCGGTGACGTCATCGCCACGGGGACGCCCGAGGGCGTCGGACCGATGGAAGACGGCGACGAGGTCGAAATCGAAATCGAGGGCATCGGGACGCTCAAACACAGCGTCAAAATCCCCTGAACGGGCCGACACGGGGACTTCTGCGGGCTATTCCACGATAACGGCGCCGTTCATCCCGAGCCCTCGGTGTGGCTGGCAGGTGTACAGTTGCACCCCTGTCTCCTCGAAGGTGTGTTCGTACGTGTTATCCCCGTCAGCGACGAGTTCCGAGTCGAGCGGGCTTCCGTCGGTCGAAACGACGCTGTCCGAACCGCCCTTCCCGCCGTCGGTCGAGACGACATTGTGCGGGCCGGCGCCATCGACCCAGTCCCAGACGACGGTCGTTCCGGTCGAGACTTTCAGGGCGGGCGGGCCGAAGGCGTATGTCCCGCCGTTGCCCTCTGCGCCGACGAGGACGGTGACCTCGTCGCTGTCGGCCCGGTCGGTGACAGTCCCATCGAAGTTGCCCGTCGACGCGAGCCAGTTGTCAACGGCGGGGTAGCCCGAGGACTGTTGCTCCCGGACGATGACCGCGCCTTTCATGCCCTCATCGCGGTGGGGTTCGGAGACGTAGGGGTACTCGCCGACCTCGTCGAAGATGTAGTGGTAGCCGGTCCCCTGCTGGGCGTTGGTCCGGCCGCTATCGAAGGTCCCGTCGAGCGCGACGACGTTCTGCTGGCCGCCGTGACCGGTCCAGTCCCAGCGGACGTTCGTCATGGGTGATATTTCGATGACCGGCGGATCGAACGCCAGCCCGTCGTCGGTCTCCTCGCCGACCATGATTGTCGGCTGTTCGGCCGGGCCGTACTGGCGGGGCTCGCCGTCGTAGCCGTTGGCGTCCTCAAGCCAGTCATCAAGAGACTCGGGTGTCTGTTCAGGCGTCGCAGTTTCGGTCTCGGTGGTGGTCTCGGTCTCGGTGGTGGTCTCAGTTCCGGTTCCGGTAGCCGCCGCTGGTTCCGAACTACTCCCCGAGGACACACACCCGGCGGTAAGGGCGAGGGCCGTCAATCCTGTGCCTGCGAGAAACTGTCTGCGAGTGGAGGGCCGTTGCATAGCAAGCTAGTTGTTGCCATTCGATGATAGAAAAGGGAATGTCCTCTTTCCAGATTCTGGAAACAAACGGTCGCCCTTTATCTGAGGGTGTTTTATATTCACGACACTGGGTGGGAGCTGCTACCGAGGCCTCGCAGGACACCGGTGTCGCAGTATCCCACAGGATTCACATCGCTGCGCCGTCATATCGAAATCGAATCGGCCACAGAAACGCTTCCGACTGCCCCCTGAGAGAACTCCCCTCCGTGGCACACAACGACGCGAGCGAGACACAGGCGCTGCTTGACGCTCTCTCCGACCCTGACTGTCGCGACATACTCAGGGTACTCGACGAGCCGTTGCCAGCCAAAGAGGTCGCCGCGGCCTGTGACCTGCCACAGACCAGCACCTATCGGAAGCTCGAACAGTTGAGCGAGGCCGAACTGGTCGCCGAGGAGACGGAGGTGCGTGCTGACGGGCATCACGCGACGGCGTACGTCCGGGACTGTGGCGGGGTGTTCGTCGGGATCGACGCCGACGGGGCTTTTGAGGCCGATATTCTGCCGGCCGAGGAGCGGCCAAGTGACCGGCTCGCACTCCTGTGGTCACGCGTCAGTGAGGAACTATGAACGGAGACATCCCACTCATCGTTATCGGCTTCAAGACTGTGACAGTGTTGCTTGGCGGGCTTATCACCTACTTCGCTGCTCGTGCGGCGCTGAAAACGAGAGCGACCGGACTCACGTATCTCGCCGTCGGATTCGGAACCATTACTGTCGGATCGCTCATCGCCGGCGTCGCGGACCAGCTGTTCGGCCTGAGTACCAACGCTGCACTGATCTTCGAGAACGCACTCACCGCGGTCGGCTTCGCGGTCATCGCGTATTCGCTGTACGTTACTAGTCGCTCCGCGCTGGTAACACGATAAAAACCCGACTGCTACCTGTTGCGTTATTCGACGACGACTGCGCCTTTCATGCCTAAGGCGGCGTGTGGCACACAGTTGTAGAGGTAGGTGCCGGCTTCTTCGAACGTGTACTCGTAGGTGGTCCCTTCCGCTGTGACGGCCGAGCCCGAGTCGAGCGGGCCGTCGCCTTCGGATTTGACGTTGTGGCCGGCCCCGTTGCCGGTCCACTCCCAGACGACCGTCGTTCCGGTCGAGACTTTTACCGCGGCCGGGGCGAAGGCAAACGCGCCGCCGTTCCCTTCGGCTCCGACTGCAACGGAAACCTCGTCCTGATCCGTCATCACGACCGTGTTTCCGTCGAAATTAGACGACTCGCCGACGTAGTCCGAAACCTCGCTCGACGCTTCGACGGTTTCCATGTCACTGCTACCGCTGCCCTCGGTGGCCTCCATTTCCTCGGCTTCAGTGGTCGCCATTTCTTCTGCTTCGGTGGCTTCCGTTTCGCCACTACCGCCATCGCCGCCATCGCCGCCGGACCCGCCACAGCCAGCAAGGAGTCCAGCGCCTGATACGGCTGCCGTCGTGCGGATGAACGTCCGCCTGTCGAGGTCGTCTGTCATGCAGCTAGAGTTATGACTGGGAACTTATAAGGCAGTCGTTTCTGTCGTTTAGGCGGGAACAATAATTGAGGTTTGTACCGCCCAACGGCGTCACGGTACCAACACAGTTCGGATGGGAATTGATGCGGCTACGGGGTTATAATATAGCAATGGGAGTGTCCGTTCGCAGATGACTGTATGGATTCGCGGCGACCACCTCCTCCGACGGGCCGGCCCAGTCGCCCGGCGGCCTGAGGAAGCGGTGCTCCTGATAGAAGCGGAGTCGTTCGCCCGCAAACTGCCGTACCATCCACACAAGCTGATACTGCTGTTCAGCGCGATGCGGCATTTCCGGGACGAACTCCGGACCGACGGTCGGAGGGTCCGGTACCACCAGACAGACACTTTCGAAGACGGGCTGGCGGCACACTTCGAGGCCAACCCGGACGACACGCTCGTCACCCACCGGCCACAGACCGAGTCCGCACAGGCGCGGCTCGAATCGCTGGTGGCCGATGCTGGCGGAACGATAGAGTTCGTCGCCGACGAGCGCTTTCTCTGCTCACAATCGCAGTTCGACGGGTGGGTCGGAGAGGGGCGCTACCGCCACGAGGACTTCTACCGATTCATGCGCCGGGAAACGGGCTACCTGATGTCCGACGGAGACCCCGTCGGCGGCGAGTGGAACTATGACGATCAGAACCGGGAGACCCCACCGGACGGCTGGACGCCACCGGAGTCACCGCGCTTCGAGCCAGACACCGTAACCGAGGACGTAATCGAGTGGGTCGAGGAAACGTTCGAGGGTAGCTACGACGAGCGACCGTACGGCGGCGACTGGGCCGACCCCGAACCGTTCCACTGGCCCGTCTCCCGTCGACAGGCCGTCCGCGCCCTGGACCACTTCGTTACGAACCGACTAACAGAGTTCGGCCCCTTTCAGGACGCGATGCTGGATGGAGAGTGGGCGATGAGTCACAGCCTGCTTTCCACGTCGCTCAATCTGGGACTCCTCGGTCCCGATGAAGTCATCGAGCGCGCTATTGCCGCTTACGAGGACGGCGACGCGCCGCTGAACAGCGTCGAGGGGTTCGTCCGGCAGGTGCTTGGCTGGCGCGAGTTCCTCCGGCACGTCTACCGCCGGGAGATGCCGGATCTAGCCGAAGCGAACCAACTCGGCGCGAGCGAGCCCCTACCGGACTTCTACTGGGACGGTGACACCGACATGGCCTGTCTCTCCGACGTGGTCGATGGGGTCCGGGAACGAGGGTACTCACACCACATCGAGCGGCTGATGCTTCTCGCGAATTTCGGGCTCATCTACGGCGTCGAACCGGCCCAGCTCAATCGGTGGTTCCACGCCGGCTACGTCGACGCCTTCCACTGGGTGACGACACCGAACGTCGTCGAAATGGGCCTGTACGGCGCAGGCGTGTTCGCCACCAAGCCCTACGCCTCGTCGGCGAACTACGTCGACAAGATGAGCGACTACTGCTCGGGCTGTCCGTACTACAAGACGAAGACGACCGGCGACGGGGCCTGTCCGTTCAACGCGCTGTACTGGGACTTCCTAGATCGCAACGAGGACACGCTCCGGTCGAATCACCGCATGGGGCTGATGTACAGCCACGTCGACAACAAGAGCGACGAGGAACTGGCAGAGATACGCGAACGAGCCGAGGAGATACGAGAGCTAGCGGACACCGGTGAGCTGTGAGGCCGCCGGCTACTCCTCACCCTCTGTTGCATCGGCCGCTTGCCGCTGGTGCATCTCGTGGCGGGTGAACTGTGGCGTCGACAGCGCCGGCCCGCGGCGTCGGCGGAACGACCACGCGAGAATCCCGAGTACTGCCGCGCTCCCGCCCAGCGCGAGCCCGGCGGGCTGGAGTCCGTTCACGGTGTAGAGGTACGCACTCACCGGTACCCCGGCACTGGCGACGATGCCGAGCAGGAGCCGCTTGGCGAGCACTCGGCTCAGCCCGTCGGAGTCTTCGAGGACGGTCTTGACAAGGAGTTCTTCGCGTTCGACCCTGTCAAGTGCGTCCTCTAGCTTCGGTGCTGTCCGTACCACTGACCGGGTCGAACCCGTCACTGCGTCCTGTATCTCCGCTTTCACTCGTTCTCGAACGTCGTCGCCAGCCCCCTGCTCCATGACGTATTCCGAAATGATTTCGATGAAGTCGAACTCGGGGTCGAGCGTTCGACAGACACCCTCAAGTACCGTCGTCACGCGGACCACCAGCGCAAGGTCCTGTGGGAGGCGCATCGGGAACTCGTACAGTTGCGTCTCGAACTGGCCGACCAGTTGCTCGATGCGGTACTCGCTGATGTCTTCGCCGCGGAACTGCTCGATGACGATGTCGAAGGCCTCCCGCATCACGTCTCGGTCGGCCATCGGGTCCAGTGCGCCCATCTCGACGAAGGCGTCCATCACGCGGTCCACGTCGTCGGTCGCCAGTCCGACGTAGAACTCAAGCAGTTGGTCCTGCGTCCGGGGACCGAGGTAGCCGGTCATCCCGAAATCGTAGAAGACGAGCGTCCCGTCGGGCTGGACCGCCAGATTGCCGGGATGGGGGTCGGCGTGGAAGCAGCCGTCCTCGACAATCATCTGGATGTACACTTCTTCGAGTCGGCGAACGAGTGCCGGGCGGTCGATCCCGAGTTCGTCCAGCCGCTCCACGTCGTCGATTTTCACGCCGTCGAGATACGTCATCGTCAGTATACGGTCCGTCGAGTGGCTCGCAACGACATCCGGAATGGCGATGTCGTCGTCGTTTGCGAAGTTGTCGCCGATCTCCCGGAGCATCCGTGCCTCGTGCCCGTAGTCCATCTCCCGGCGGACCGTTGCCGCGAACTCCTCGGTGAGGTTCTCAAGCGTAAACGCCTGCCCCGGGTCCGCACCGTAGGTGAGTACCGGCAGCAACGTCGATAGCACGCGCAGGTCTGACTCGACACGCGTCCTGATGTTGGGTCGAAGCACTTTCACGGCGACCCGCTGGCCGTCGATTCGCGCCTCGTACACTTGACCCAGCGAGGCCCCGGAGATAGCTGTGGTGTCGAAGTCCTCGAACAGCGTGTCGATGTCGTCGCCCAACTCACGCTCGATAACGGGCTCGATGGTCGCCCACGCGTCCGGCGGGACGTTGTCCTGTAGCTCCGAGAGCACGTCGACGTACGCCCGCGGCAGGGCATCAGGCCGGGTCGACAGCATCTGGCCGAGTTTGATGAACGCCGGGCCGAGGTCGACGAACGTATTCTTCAGGTAGCGAGCGCGCCGTGTCCGCGTTTCGGGTGCCACCGACCGGGACCGACCGAACAGGAGGAACCGCTTCCGGTCCCGACCCCACTGCCAGAGCAGGGGGACGAACTGCCAGACGATGATGAGCGCTCGCCAGAGCGCTCGGAGCCGAACGCCGACACCGCCCGGCTGTGACACTGTCTCCCTCGGCGGCTCCTCGGCGACACGCTCCTCAGCAGTCACTGTTCGTATGTGAGGCCCGGCGACAAATGAGTCTGCTGGAGACGGTGCCCACTCAGCGCCGGAGGAAGCCGAGCAAGCGATACTCCGAGTCCGGGGTGTACTGGCGGAAGACGAGGCTGTTTGCGAGCACGGACACGGATGAGGCAGCCATTGCGACGGCAGCGAGCACCGGCTGGAGGAGTCCCAGCGAGGCCAGCGGAATCATCACGGTGTTGTAGCCAAGCGCCCAGAAGAGGTTCTGCTTGATCTTCCGGAGCGTCGCCTCGGAGATCCGGATAGCCTTCACCACGTCGGCGGGGTCGTCTCGGAGCAGGGTCACGTCACCGGCCTCGATTGCTACGTCGGTCCCCGAGCCGATGGCACAGCCGACGCTCGCAGCCGCCAGCGCGGGCGCGTCGTTGACGCCGTCGCCGACCATCATCGCTTGGTCGCCGTCGCTCTGGAGTTCGTCGACGGCGTCGGCCTTGTCTTCCGGCAGCACGTCGGCCATCACGTTGTCGGGGTCGATCCCGACTTCCTCGGCGACAGCGCGGGCGGTCCGCCCGTTGTCGCCAGTGATGAGCCAGACGCCGAGTCCGCGCTCGCGCAGGCCGCTGACGGCGGCCTTTGCCGACTCCTTGACCGTGTCCGCGTCGGCGACGATGCCGATGAGACGGTAGTCCGGGTCGCTGTCCTCGTCGGCCCCGTCAGCCAGCGCGACCAGCATCGCCGTCTTGCCCTCGCGTTCGAGGGCGTCCATCCGCTCCTCTGCCGGCGCGGTGTCGACGCCGGCATCGGACAGCAGTTTCCGGTTGCCGACGAGGACGCGACCGTGGCGCGTCGTCGCTTTCACGCCCTGTCCGGGGACGTTCTCGAATCCGTCGGGGTCTTCAACCTCGATACCGCGCTCGCGAGCGCCCGCGACGATGGCTTCGGCAAGCGGGTGTTCGCTGGCGTGTTCAGCGCTGGCGGCGACTTCGAGGACGAACTCCTCGGAAACCTCGCTCTCGGGTCGGAGCGTCCCGCCGTCGGTGGCGGGGCCGACCACTTCTACGTCGGTCAGCTCCATCTCGCCTTTCGTCAGCGTCCCCGTCTTGTCGAAGACGACGGTGTCGACCTCGTGAACGCGTTCGAGCACGTCGCCGCCCTTGAACAGGACGCCGTTGCGCGCGCCGATGGCCGTCCCGACCATCGTCGCGGCGGGCGTCGCAAGCCCCAGTGCGCAGGGACAGGCGATGAGCACGGCGGAGGCGAAGACGACGATAGCGAACTCGCTCACGCCGACGCCGGCCGGGCCGCCCGCAGCCAGTCCCCACAGTGGGAGCGCGTCGACAACCGTGGCCAGCGTCTCCGGCGCAACCGCCCACAGCATCGCCCAGAGGACGGCGTTGCCGATGACTGCCGGGACAAAGTACGCCGAGATACGGTCGGCGACGTTCTGGATGTCGGGCTGGCGGGACTGAGCCTGCCGGACCCGTTCGGCGATCTGCTGGATGGCCGTCTCCGAGCCGACCTTCGTCGCCTCGATTTCGAGGACGCCGTTCTGGTTCACTGTCGAGCCGATGACCTCGTCGGCCTCGCCTTTCTCGACCGGAACGGACTCGCCGGTCACCATCGATTCGTCGATGGCCGAATCGCCGTCAACGACGACGCCGTCCGTCGGAATCTTCTCGCCGGGTCGGACTTTCAGCCGGTCGCCGACCCCGACCTCATCGATGGGAATCTCTTCCTCGCTGCCGTCGTCGCGGACGACTGTCGCCGTATCGGCCTCCATTTCGAGCAGTTGCTGGATGGCGGCCCCGGCTTGGCTCTTGGAGCGGGCTTCGAGGTAGTTCCCGAGGGTGATGAACACGAGAATCAGTGCGGCTGTGTCGAAGTACAGCCCGGTGCTCGCGATGAGCCCGGCTAGCGCGGCCACAGAGTAGACGTACGCCGTGGAAGACCCCAGCGCGATGAGCACATCCATGTTGGCCCGGCCGTTGTTGACCAGCGCCTTGTAGGAGTTCTCGTAGAACGGCTTGCCCAGCAGAATCTGGACCGGCGTCGCCAGCGCGAAGGCAATCCAGCCCTGTGGCACTCCCAGAATCGTATCCCGGATAAGACCGAGTGAGAACAGGTGGTCGGCCATGAACAGCAGGAGTGGAGCCGACAACACTGCGCCAAACAGCGTCAGCCGGAGCTGTCGGCGCGTCTCCTCGTTGCGTGCGGCGGCACGGCGGTCGGCGTCGGACTGCTCGCTGTCAGCGTCGTCCGCGTCATCGTTTCGGACGGGCGTGTAGCCGGCCGAATCGATAGCGTCGTAGAGGTCCGAACGCGACACGTCGGCCGGATTGTACGTGACCTGTGCCTCGTCGGTGGCGTAGTTCACGCTGGCTTCGATGACGCCCGCGGTCCCTTCCAGCGCCTCTTCGTTTGTGTCCGCGCAGTTCGCACACGACATGTCGGTGATGCCGATAGTCACTGTCTCAGTCGCCACACCGTAGCCGGCGTCCTGAACGGCAGTGATAATCTCGGCCAGTGACACCACGTCGGGGTCGTACTCGACGCTTCCCTCGTCAGTGGCGTAGTTCGCGTCGACGGACGCGACCCCGTCAAGCTCGCCAACGGACTCTTCAATCGTGCCCGCGCAGTTGGCACAGCTCATCCCCGTTAGTTCGAGCCGGGTGGTTCGGTTGCTCATGTTGTCTTATCCTACGTCCTCCTTGTTCATGCGGTTTGTCCCTCCGATTCGAAGGTGAGATCTGGGATTGGACTCTTGATCTAAACTCATACTGCCGATAACTCAGTAATCCAAAGTGCCGGTCGCAGTTCAGGCCCCGTCTTTCAGCGACTCGTACTGGTCGACGAACCGCTCGGCACAGGAGCCACAGCAGAAGTAGTACCGCTCACCGTCGAGCGTGCGCTGTTCGCCTTCCTCGTCGACGCTATTGCCACACTCCGCACAGTCAGGTGCGAACTCCGCTTCCCCCAACCCAGCGGTCCACTCGCTGTCCGCGATCATTTGGACCTCGTAACGGTCCACATCCCCGAGGTCGACGTGTTCGGCGAGGAGTTCGCTGGCATCGGACTGGGCGATAGTCGCCGCCAGTACCACTTTCCCGCCGGCGGTCCGATAGACCCGCTCGACGGCGTCTGCGTTACTGACCGCCGTAGCGATACCAGCGGCCCGACCCGGTTTCGCGTCGATCTCGATCAGGACCGGCACGCCAGCCTGCAACAGTGAGCGGTCGACGTCGACGGTAAAGCCCTGTATCAGTCCCATTTCGACGAGTCTGTCGACGCGGTCGGAGACTGCGGGGGCCGAGAGGTCAACTCGCTCGGCGATGTCGCTGTAGGGCCGTCTAGCGTCTTCGAGTAAGAGTCGGAGGATTTCGTGGTCAGTGTCGTCAAGCCCGGGCATATCGGACCAACTTCCAGCGCCGGTTTATGCGTTGTGTCCGCTCGCGTCTGTGGTTCGTCAGAAGCACTTGGTCCGAGCAGCGCGCTTGATTAGAATAGTCTAATCTTTATCTTAGATGCTAACAACTATATACTTCTACGACAGCAACTCATATATGAGGAATTCCGAATCCTACGGCGAGCCGTCGCGAGGGCTCACCCGCAGGCAGGCACTCAGTGCCGGAGCGGGGGTCCTTGCGTCCGGCTTTGCCGGTTGTCTGACCGGCGGCGGAACGGAAGCAGCATCGAATAGTAGCCAAAATGCCAGCGGCGCGGACGGACCGGTCGCGGTCGCGTCCTTCTTCAGTTTCTACGACTTCGCCCGCAAGATTGCACGCGGGACACCGATAACGGTCAAGAACCTCATTCCGACCGGACTGCACGGCCACGGCTGGGAACCGGACGCCGGTATCACGCGCGATATCATCGACGCAGACGCGTTCATCCACGTCGGTCCGGACTTCCAGCCGTGGGCTGACCGGGCGATTCAGACGCTCGAAGACGACGACGTGGACACCGACCTCATCAACGTCCGTGAAGGCATCGAACTCGAAACGCTGGCGGCGAGCCTCGACCGCGACGAGGAAGGCGTCGGACAGAACAGAGCCAGAGACCCCCATTTCTGGCTCGACCCACGGCGCGCAAAACAGTCGGTCGACAACATCACCGAGGGACTGGTCGCGCTCGCACCGGACGCCGAAGACACGCTCCGGAACAACGCCGAGACGTACAAATCAGACGTCCTCGACCGTATCGACGCGGACTATGCTGATATCTTCGACCGGGCCGACCGGAGCGTGGTCCAGCTCGCGGCGCACAACGCCTTCCAGTACATCGGCTCGCGCTACGGCGTCAAGATGCGCCCGCTCGTGGTCAATCTCGCGGCCAGCGGTGACGTGAAGCCGTCGGACATCACCGAGGCGAAGGCGGTCATCGAGGACAACGACATCCGATACATCGGGGCCGGCGTGTTCGAGACGCGCAAGCCTGCGAAACAGCTACTCGCCGAGACACCGGTCGAGGCCTACTACCCGGTGACACCCTATGCCGGCGTCCGCGAGGAGTGGGTGGCAAACGGCTGGGGCTACGAGGAGATCGCCTATCAGATTAACATGCCGACGTTCGAGGTCGTCTTGGGCAACACGGCACCCGAGGACGCGGGTCCCGACGGCTGGAACGAGGCTTGGCGGAACTTCGAATGATGGCGTCACTGGGTTCGCTCTTACAGGGTGACACCGTCGAGGAAACGGCCGATTCGAACGGGAGCCACTCGCCGGTCGTCGAGCTCACCGACGTGTCGTTCGGGTACACGTCCACGCCGGTTGTCGAAGATATCAGCGTCAGCATCGACGCCGGCGAATACGTTGCTGTGGTCGGGCCGAACGGCTCCGGCAAATCGACGCTCATGCAGTTGCTGCTCGGACTGCTAGAACCGGACGCGGGCACTGCGGAGCTGTTCGGCGTCGACGCGGCGGCGTTCGACGATGGGGCCAGAGTCGGCTACGTCGCACAGCGCGCCGGGACGAGCCGGGAGATGCCGATAACGGTCCGCGAAGTAGTGAAGATGGGCCGGTTCCCACACGTCGGGTTCGGCTGGCTCTCCGCGGCTGACTGGCGCATCGTCGATAAGGCCATCGACACGGTCGGGATGACGGCCTTCGCCGACAGGCGCATCACCCAGCTCTCGGGCGGGCAGCGCCAGCGGGCGTTCATCGCACGGGCGCTGGCTGGCGAGGCCGACCTGCTCGTTCTGGACGAGCCGACCGTCGGCGTGGACACCGAATCGGTCGACGCCTTCTACGGACTGCTCGACTCGCTGCACGCCGACGGAATCACTGTCCTCCTCATCGAACACGACCTCCAAGCCGTCACTGAACACGCGGAGCGCGTTATCTGCCTGAACGGGGAGATATATTTCGACGGCCCGCCAGCGGCATTCACCGACAGCGCGGCGCTGGCTAGGGCGTTCGGGACGGGCGCGCAGTCACTGACCGGAGGCGGCGGATGACGGTGGCGTTCGCGGCCGGCGGCGTCTACGAGGCGTTCCTTCCGGTCCTCGAAGCGTGGTACTGGCTCCTGACCCAGCTCTACCGCCTCACTGGACTGGAGCTCATCAGCCCCGAGTACACCTTCATGTACCGGGCGATACTCGTCGGGCTGTGTGTCGGCGTCATCGCGCCGCTCATCGGGACCTTCCTCGTCCACCGCCAGCTCGCACTTATCGGCGACGCCCTCGCCCACACGGCCTTCGCCGGCGTCGCCGTCGGGCTGTTTCTCAACGGCGTCTTCGAACTGGGCGTCTCGCCGTATCTGACCGCCGTCGTCGTGGCCGTCATCGCGGCGCTGCTCATCGAACTCATCTCCGAGGCGACAGACGCCTACAACGACGTCTCGATGGCTATCGTCCTCTCGACGGGGTTCGCGCTGGGGACGGTCCTCATCAGCCTCAACGCCGGCGGACTGGCCGTCGGTATCAATCAGTACCTCTTCGGGAACCTCTCGACGGTGTCCGCCGAGAACGCGGTCATCATGCTCGGGCTGTTCAGCGTCATCGTCGGCACGGTTGCGCTCACCCGCAACCAACTGCTGTACGTCACGTTCGATGAGACTGCCGCCGCCGTCTCCGGGCTGCCAGTCGCGTGGTACAACCGGATCATGGTGATGCTGACGGCGCTCGTCGTCGTCGGCGCGATGCAGATAATGGGCGTCATCCTCGTCGCGGCCATGCTCGTCGTCCCGGTCGCCGGCGCGACGCAGGTGTCCCGGAGCTTCTCGGAGTCGCTGTTG
The Haloarcula sp. CBA1129 genome window above contains:
- a CDS encoding metal ABC transporter ATP-binding protein, producing the protein MASLGSLLQGDTVEETADSNGSHSPVVELTDVSFGYTSTPVVEDISVSIDAGEYVAVVGPNGSGKSTLMQLLLGLLEPDAGTAELFGVDAAAFDDGARVGYVAQRAGTSREMPITVREVVKMGRFPHVGFGWLSAADWRIVDKAIDTVGMTAFADRRITQLSGGQRQRAFIARALAGEADLLVLDEPTVGVDTESVDAFYGLLDSLHADGITVLLIEHDLQAVTEHAERVICLNGEIYFDGPPAAFTDSAALARAFGTGAQSLTGGGG
- a CDS encoding metal ABC transporter permease; protein product: MTVAFAAGGVYEAFLPVLEAWYWLLTQLYRLTGLELISPEYTFMYRAILVGLCVGVIAPLIGTFLVHRQLALIGDALAHTAFAGVAVGLFLNGVFELGVSPYLTAVVVAVIAALLIELISEATDAYNDVSMAIVLSTGFALGTVLISLNAGGLAVGINQYLFGNLSTVSAENAVIMLGLFSVIVGTVALTRNQLLYVTFDETAAAVSGLPVAWYNRIMVMLTALVVVGAMQIMGVILVAAMLVVPVAGATQVSRSFSESLLVSIVLAELAVVLGIGVSYYAGATAGGVIVLVAVGIYVLSVLAGKLRQTAASDETRELDSISQD